The window CTAGTGGAAACTTAGATACTGTAGCAGTTAGAATGCCTTCTCATCCTATAGCACTATCTCTTATAAAAGAAAGTGGAGTATGTGTTGCAGCTCCATCTGCTAATATATCTGGAAGACCATCTCCTACTGATGAAGATAATGTATATGAAGAGATGAATACTAGGGTTGATGGTATTATACTTGGAGGGAATTCAAATGTTGGACTTGAATCTACAGTTTTGGATTTAACTGGAGATATCCCTATGATATTAAGACCGGGTGGAGTAACTCTTGAAGAATTAAGTGAGGTTCTAGGAGAAGTTATGATTGATCCTGCAATACTTGAAAAAAATGAAAACATAATTGCAAGAGCTCCTGGTATGAAATATACTCACTATGCTCCAAATGCAGAGGTGTTTATTGTTAAAAAAGATGATGGGGACTATGTGGATAAAATCAATAAATTAGTTGATGAAAAACTTAAAGAAGGTAAAAAAGTGGGGATTATGTGTATTAATAAAAATAAAGATAAGTATAAAGGTGAAGTCATAGGTCTTGGAGATGATTTAGATGGAGTAGCTCATAACTTGTTCAAAACTTTGAGAGAAATGGATAAAAAAGGTGTAGATATTATATATTCTGAAGAGTTTGAGAAGGGTGGAATTGGGCAAGCTATAATGAATCGTCTAACAAAGGCGGCGGGATATAAATTTGTATAATTAAGCGAAAAATGATACTCATAAAAATACCGCTACTTAAGTTAATATTTTAATATAACTAGATAGTAGATTTATGTGTTTTAGAGAAAATAATACTTATTAAAATAACGATAATGGATTGAATATTTTAATGCAACTAAGTATTACGCCTTATTGAATATCCTAAAATTTCTAAACTCCCGTTGGTC is drawn from Tepidibacter hydrothermalis and contains these coding sequences:
- a CDS encoding L-threonylcarbamoyladenylate synthase is translated as MDKDNIDIDKIQEFGKILRDGGTVIFPTETVYGLGADALDENAAKKIYEAKGRPSDNPLIVHIADKKEINKLATDIDERGYKVMDKFWPGPITIVFKKKDIVPAITSGNLDTVAVRMPSHPIALSLIKESGVCVAAPSANISGRPSPTDEDNVYEEMNTRVDGIILGGNSNVGLESTVLDLTGDIPMILRPGGVTLEELSEVLGEVMIDPAILEKNENIIARAPGMKYTHYAPNAEVFIVKKDDGDYVDKINKLVDEKLKEGKKVGIMCINKNKDKYKGEVIGLGDDLDGVAHNLFKTLREMDKKGVDIIYSEEFEKGGIGQAIMNRLTKAAGYKFV